One genomic window of Pseudomonas sp. LFM046 includes the following:
- a CDS encoding aldehyde dehydrogenase family protein, which translates to MTRSYQHWINGAEQAPSSGAYIERTSPAHGELLAKFAAGTEKDVDAAVEHAHRVHTSGAWSNVPASERARLLNKWADLIERDADRLAVIEAEEVGKPIVYAKGEVLWSAELTRFAASLAWQIPGEAHTHLGENKLGLVTREPRGVVGLIVPWNFPMVCLFQKLPYALAAGCPVVIKPSELTSGTALEVAKLAAEAGLPAGIINIVTGKGSVVGERLTRHPNVSMISFTGSTRVGKQIAATAAQDLTRVALELGGKAANVVFADADLDAALDGVLFGVILNQGEECVAGTRLLIEESVADEFVSRLVERAKKVVIGMPLDEKVQIGALIHEGHLESVLEYIRIGQEEGATLAYGGQRLTDGELAKGLFVGPTIFTNVKPSHRIFREEIFAPVLAVTTFKTVEEAIELANDTEYGLGNGLWTKDVDKALNVSRKLQSGTVFVNTYLESAAQMPFGGYKQSGYGRENGVDGLLEFMEVKSTFIKLGARTPVLPNTLD; encoded by the coding sequence ATGACTAGAAGCTATCAGCATTGGATCAACGGCGCGGAACAGGCACCTTCCTCGGGTGCCTACATCGAGCGCACCTCTCCGGCTCACGGCGAACTGCTCGCCAAGTTTGCAGCGGGTACCGAGAAGGACGTCGATGCGGCCGTTGAGCACGCCCATCGCGTGCATACCTCCGGTGCCTGGTCCAACGTGCCAGCCTCCGAACGTGCTCGCCTGCTGAACAAGTGGGCCGACCTGATCGAGCGTGATGCGGATCGTCTGGCGGTCATCGAAGCGGAAGAGGTGGGCAAGCCCATCGTCTATGCCAAGGGTGAAGTGCTCTGGTCGGCGGAGCTGACCCGTTTTGCTGCGTCCCTGGCCTGGCAGATTCCCGGTGAGGCTCACACTCACCTGGGTGAGAACAAGCTCGGCCTGGTCACTCGCGAGCCGCGCGGCGTTGTTGGCCTGATCGTACCGTGGAACTTCCCCATGGTGTGCCTGTTCCAGAAGCTGCCCTATGCGCTGGCTGCCGGTTGCCCGGTGGTGATCAAACCCTCCGAGCTGACCTCCGGTACTGCTCTTGAAGTGGCCAAACTGGCTGCCGAGGCCGGCCTGCCGGCGGGCATCATCAACATCGTCACCGGCAAGGGTTCGGTGGTTGGTGAGCGTCTGACTCGCCATCCGAACGTGTCGATGATCTCCTTCACTGGCTCCACTCGTGTGGGCAAGCAGATCGCTGCCACCGCAGCCCAGGACCTTACCCGCGTAGCCCTCGAACTGGGTGGCAAGGCCGCCAACGTGGTATTTGCCGATGCGGACCTGGATGCTGCGCTCGACGGCGTGCTGTTCGGTGTAATCCTCAACCAGGGCGAAGAGTGCGTTGCCGGTACCCGACTGCTGATCGAGGAATCGGTGGCTGACGAGTTCGTCTCGCGACTGGTGGAGCGTGCGAAGAAGGTCGTGATTGGTATGCCCCTGGACGAGAAAGTTCAGATCGGTGCGCTGATCCACGAGGGCCATCTGGAGAGCGTGCTGGAATACATCCGCATTGGCCAGGAGGAGGGCGCCACGCTGGCATACGGCGGCCAGCGTTTGACCGATGGCGAATTGGCCAAGGGCCTGTTTGTCGGTCCGACCATCTTCACCAATGTGAAGCCCAGCCATCGCATCTTCCGTGAGGAAATCTTTGCTCCGGTGCTGGCGGTTACTACCTTCAAGACTGTGGAAGAAGCCATCGAGCTGGCCAACGATACCGAATACGGCCTGGGCAACGGTCTGTGGACCAAGGACGTGGACAAGGCGCTCAATGTGTCCCGCAAGCTCCAGAGCGGCACTGTGTTCGTCAACACCTACCTGGAGAGCGCGGCGCAAATGCCGTTCGGTGGTTACAAGCAGAGCGGTTACGGCCGCGAGAATGGCGTGGATGGGCTGCTTGAATTCATGGAGGTGAAATCGACCTTCATCAAGCTCGGCGCGCGCACTCCGGTACTGCCCAACACTCTGGACTGA
- a CDS encoding choline dehydrogenase, whose protein sequence is MRDINGRAIQKTYDYIVIGSGSAGSVVAGRLSEDTSSSVLMLEAGPSDQSLYIRMPAALGFPLMSDRFNWYMHSEPEKELGNRTIYEARGRVLGGSSSINGMNWVRGNPWDYDNWGAMGLEGWSYAECLPYFRKAETFDKGEDAYRGGNGPMHIETCKADNPLYHAFLDAGVQAGYQRVDDHNGFRQEGVHITQRNVHKGIRWSTSQAYIHTNADRLNLHVLDRAQVTRIEFAGKRAVRVHYVRQGQPYVVEVGKEAILCAGAIHSPHLLQLSGIGNADHLSQFSIKSVVHLPGVGEGMKDHIASPVQFRATQNVSIAKQLTPLGKAKLGLLWTLFKKGLGATNFFEVGAFIRTHDDVKVPNVQFEFIPMLGEFQHGSVQLENGFQYFFSLMRPTSTGRVWLGSADPLAAPKFSFNFLSTEEDKRDAIAAVKAIRHVVSQQAWDPYRGEEVTPGAGVSSDEQILASLRALAGTNYHPSCSCRMGNDANSVVDAWGRVHETENLRVIDASIMPEIVSGNLNAPIIMMAEKLSDHIRGRAPLPKSNASYYLPT, encoded by the coding sequence ATGCGTGACATCAACGGGCGGGCAATCCAGAAAACCTACGACTACATCGTCATCGGCTCAGGCTCTGCTGGCAGCGTCGTGGCGGGCCGTCTTTCGGAAGACACCAGTAGCTCCGTCTTGATGCTTGAGGCCGGTCCCTCCGACCAGAGTCTCTACATCCGGATGCCGGCTGCGCTTGGCTTCCCGCTGATGAGTGATCGTTTCAACTGGTACATGCATTCCGAACCCGAGAAGGAACTGGGAAATCGCACCATCTACGAAGCGCGTGGCCGTGTTCTGGGTGGCTCCAGCTCCATCAACGGGATGAACTGGGTGCGTGGCAATCCCTGGGACTACGACAACTGGGGGGCTATGGGGCTTGAGGGTTGGAGCTACGCCGAATGCCTGCCGTACTTCCGTAAGGCTGAGACGTTCGACAAAGGCGAGGACGCCTACCGTGGTGGGAATGGCCCGATGCACATCGAGACGTGCAAAGCGGACAACCCCCTTTATCACGCCTTCCTCGATGCTGGTGTTCAGGCTGGCTATCAACGGGTGGATGATCACAACGGCTTCCGGCAGGAAGGTGTGCACATAACTCAGCGCAATGTCCACAAAGGCATTCGCTGGAGCACCTCCCAGGCATACATCCATACCAACGCTGATCGCTTGAACCTGCATGTTCTTGATCGTGCGCAGGTCACTCGAATCGAGTTCGCGGGCAAGCGTGCAGTGCGAGTCCACTATGTGCGCCAAGGGCAACCCTACGTAGTGGAAGTGGGTAAGGAAGCCATCCTGTGTGCCGGCGCTATCCACTCCCCACATCTGCTGCAACTTTCAGGGATCGGCAATGCGGATCACCTGTCGCAGTTCTCGATCAAGAGTGTCGTGCATTTGCCAGGCGTCGGTGAGGGCATGAAGGACCACATCGCTTCGCCGGTACAATTCCGGGCGACCCAGAACGTCTCCATTGCCAAGCAACTCACCCCGCTCGGTAAAGCCAAGCTTGGTCTGCTCTGGACGCTGTTCAAGAAGGGCCTGGGGGCTACCAACTTTTTTGAGGTTGGAGCGTTCATCCGTACCCATGATGACGTGAAAGTCCCGAACGTTCAGTTCGAGTTCATCCCTATGCTGGGCGAGTTCCAACATGGCAGCGTCCAGCTGGAGAACGGCTTCCAGTACTTCTTCAGCCTGATGCGTCCGACCAGTACGGGACGTGTCTGGCTGGGCTCGGCCGATCCGCTAGCGGCACCCAAGTTCAGCTTCAACTTCCTCTCCACCGAAGAGGACAAGCGAGACGCAATTGCCGCGGTCAAGGCGATTCGTCACGTGGTGTCGCAGCAGGCCTGGGACCCTTATCGCGGCGAGGAAGTAACTCCGGGTGCGGGTGTCAGCAGCGACGAGCAGATCCTTGCGAGCCTGCGTGCGCTGGCCGGTACCAACTATCACCCCTCGTGTTCCTGCCGCATGGGCAACGACGCCAACAGCGTGGTGGATGCCTGGGGGCGCGTACACGAAACCGAAAACCTTCGTGTCATCGACGCCTCGATCATGCCGGAGATCGTCAGCGGCAATCTCAACGCGCCGATCATCATGATGGCGGAGAAGCTTTCGGATCACATTCGGGGCCGGGCGCCCCTGCCCAAGTCCAACGCATCCTATTACCTGCCGACCTGA
- a CDS encoding SDR family oxidoreductase: MKLKNKIALITGAGAGIGEATAKLFAQQGAKVVVADRNIEQAQAVADAIGEQAVAVQADVANAEQVKAMVEAAVGHFGGLDILVNNAGFGTLGTVVTLEEDTWDQVVDVNLKGVFLCSKYAIPEIVRRGGGAVVNLASTISVVGIKDRAAYVAAKGGVAALTRAMALDHALEGVRVNSVAPGVIASSYYDRMFEQVPDPVAFKKGLEARSPLNKMGEPTDIANMILFLASDDSSFATGAMFTVDGGYTAW; the protein is encoded by the coding sequence ATGAAGCTGAAGAACAAAATCGCACTGATCACCGGTGCCGGTGCTGGTATCGGCGAGGCCACCGCCAAGCTTTTCGCTCAACAGGGTGCCAAGGTCGTAGTTGCCGACCGCAATATTGAGCAGGCGCAGGCAGTAGCCGATGCCATTGGCGAGCAAGCCGTGGCGGTGCAGGCTGATGTGGCCAATGCCGAGCAGGTGAAGGCAATGGTCGAGGCGGCTGTTGGCCACTTCGGTGGCCTGGACATCCTGGTCAACAACGCCGGCTTCGGCACCCTGGGCACCGTGGTGACCCTGGAAGAGGACACCTGGGACCAGGTGGTCGACGTCAACCTGAAGGGCGTGTTCCTCTGCTCGAAGTACGCCATCCCGGAAATCGTTCGTCGCGGCGGCGGTGCGGTGGTCAACCTGGCCTCGACCATCTCCGTGGTCGGCATCAAGGATCGCGCCGCCTATGTCGCCGCTAAGGGTGGCGTGGCTGCGCTGACCCGCGCCATGGCCCTGGATCATGCGCTGGAAGGAGTGCGGGTGAACAGCGTGGCACCGGGTGTGATCGCCTCCAGCTACTACGACCGCATGTTCGAGCAGGTGCCGGACCCGGTGGCTTTCAAGAAGGGCCTGGAAGCGCGCTCGCCGCTGAACAAGATGGGTGAGCCGACCGACATCGCCAACATGATCCTGTTCCTCGCCTCCGACGATTCGAGCTTCGCCACCGGTGCGATGTTCACCGTCGATGGCGGCTACACCGCCTGGTAA